A genomic stretch from Shewanella woodyi ATCC 51908 includes:
- a CDS encoding TRAP transporter substrate-binding protein: MLVSSSQVFAAPVEIKFSHVVAENTPKGQMALKFKELVELRLPGEYQVNVFPNSQLFGDNNEVAALLLNDVQFVAPSLSKFERYTKKLQIFDLPFLFSDMEAVNRFQQGESGQKLLGSMKRKGIVGLGYLHNGMKQLSASSPLILPTDASGKKFRIMASDVLAAQFQAIDAIPVKKPFSEVFTLLQTRAIDGQENTWSNIYSKKFYEVQSYITESNHGVLDYMVVTSNTFWKSLPADKRTIIKTALDEAVAYGNEIAAAKVNKDKETIVASKRSEVIQLSPEQRQQWVTSMKPVWSQFEAKIGKNLIQAAEASNKQ, encoded by the coding sequence ATGTTGGTCTCTAGCAGCCAAGTATTCGCAGCACCTGTAGAGATAAAGTTCTCTCATGTCGTGGCAGAAAATACCCCTAAGGGGCAGATGGCTCTCAAATTTAAGGAGTTAGTAGAGCTGAGACTACCGGGTGAATACCAAGTTAACGTCTTTCCAAACTCGCAATTATTTGGCGACAACAACGAAGTGGCCGCCCTATTACTAAACGATGTACAATTTGTCGCTCCCTCTTTGTCTAAGTTTGAACGCTATACCAAGAAATTACAGATCTTCGATCTACCTTTTCTTTTTAGCGATATGGAAGCAGTTAATCGCTTTCAGCAAGGTGAGTCGGGCCAAAAGTTATTGGGTTCGATGAAACGTAAAGGTATTGTCGGACTGGGTTACCTGCATAACGGTATGAAGCAGTTATCGGCAAGCAGTCCGTTAATATTACCCACAGATGCAAGCGGTAAAAAATTCCGAATCATGGCATCTGATGTACTTGCCGCACAATTTCAAGCTATAGACGCCATTCCAGTAAAAAAACCTTTCTCTGAAGTTTTCACCTTACTGCAAACCCGCGCTATCGATGGTCAAGAAAATACCTGGTCAAATATTTACTCTAAAAAGTTTTATGAGGTTCAAAGCTACATTACTGAGAGTAATCATGGCGTACTTGATTACATGGTCGTGACTTCAAATACCTTTTGGAAAAGTCTTCCAGCCGATAAGCGAACCATCATCAAAACAGCCCTAGACGAGGCCGTAGCTTACGGTAATGAGATCGCTGCCGCCAAAGTCAATAAAGATAAAGAGACGATTGTCGCCTCAAAGCGTTCCGAAGTAATTCAACTCTCTCCAGAACAGCGCCAGCAATGGGTTACCTCAATGAAGCCCGTATGGTCACAGTTTGAGGCCAAAATAGGTAAAAACCTTATTCAAGCGGCAGAAGCATCTAACAAACAATAA
- a CDS encoding TRAP transporter small permease subunit: MNLDTNKNNLNPITRLLDSMIVRVEAISQWMAIGGGVLILFSVFLIFSEVVLRKLFNVSIGGADELSGYALGISITWALAYNVIKRVNVRIDAVYQMLTPRYASFVNVMSLISLGLIGILLVYYAGLTTLDTWEFSSRANTPLGTPLIIPQFLWLMGFVLFETTISLLLIRSLIAIFSGDDVKVNTLCGVRTVEDEIMAENLDLDKPRKV; encoded by the coding sequence ATGAATCTTGATACTAATAAAAATAACCTTAATCCCATTACTAGATTATTAGACTCTATGATTGTTAGAGTAGAGGCTATATCTCAGTGGATGGCGATTGGGGGAGGTGTGTTGATACTTTTTTCTGTGTTCCTTATATTTTCTGAAGTTGTTCTTCGTAAATTATTCAATGTTTCGATAGGCGGTGCGGATGAACTGTCAGGATATGCATTAGGTATTAGTATTACCTGGGCTTTAGCATACAACGTTATTAAACGTGTTAATGTACGCATTGATGCAGTTTATCAAATGTTGACTCCCCGTTATGCTTCATTTGTGAATGTAATGTCGCTGATATCTTTAGGCTTAATAGGTATTCTACTTGTTTACTATGCAGGGCTGACCACGTTAGATACCTGGGAGTTTTCATCAAGAGCTAATACTCCATTAGGAACACCATTAATTATTCCACAGTTCCTATGGTTAATGGGTTTTGTATTATTTGAAACAACAATTTCATTGTTATTGATACGAAGCCTTATTGCTATTTTTTCAGGAGATGATGTCAAAGTTAACACCCTATGCGGTGTACGGACTGTTGAAGATGAAATTATGGCAGAAAATCTTGATCTTGATAAACCGAGAAAGGTGTAG
- the gltX gene encoding glutamate--tRNA ligase has translation MTVKTRFAPSPTGFLHVGGARTALYSWLYARANQGEFVLRIEDTDLERSTPEACAAILEGMEWLNLNWDEGPYYQTKRFDRYNEIIVQMLEQGTAYKCYCSRERIDTMREEQAAKGEQQKYDGCCRDKAPRDTDEPFVVRFKNPTEGSVVFDDHVRGHIEFANSTLDDLIIARTEGTPTYNFCVVVDDWDMGITCVVRGEDHINNTPRQINILKALGAPVPEYAHVSMILGDDGAKLSKRHGAVGVMQYRDDGYLPEALLNYLVRLGWSHGDQEVFSIDEMKQFFSLDDINKAASAFNTDKLIWLNQHYIKELDPEYVASHLEWHMADQNIDTSNGPKLSEVVSALSERAKTLKELAASSRYFFEDFAEFDETAAKKHLRGVALEPLTLFQSKLAGLNEWTLEAIHQAIEDTAAELEVGMGKVGMPLRVAVTGAGMSPAVDLTIFLVGKVRAEQRISKAIEFVANRINS, from the coding sequence ATGACAGTTAAGACGCGTTTTGCTCCAAGCCCTACCGGCTTTTTGCACGTTGGTGGTGCTCGTACAGCACTTTATTCATGGTTATATGCACGCGCAAACCAAGGTGAGTTTGTTTTACGTATCGAAGATACCGATTTAGAGCGTTCGACCCCTGAAGCATGCGCTGCAATTTTAGAAGGCATGGAATGGCTTAACCTGAATTGGGACGAAGGTCCTTACTATCAAACCAAGCGTTTTGATCGTTACAACGAAATCATTGTACAGATGCTAGAGCAGGGCACTGCATATAAGTGTTACTGTAGCCGTGAGCGCATTGATACAATGCGTGAAGAGCAAGCTGCGAAAGGTGAGCAACAAAAATATGATGGTTGTTGCCGCGATAAAGCACCGCGTGATACTGATGAGCCATTTGTTGTACGTTTCAAAAACCCAACAGAAGGTAGCGTTGTATTCGATGACCACGTACGTGGCCACATTGAATTTGCCAACAGCACGTTAGATGACTTGATCATCGCACGTACAGAAGGCACACCGACTTATAACTTCTGCGTTGTTGTAGATGATTGGGATATGGGGATTACCTGTGTTGTTCGTGGTGAAGACCATATCAACAATACACCACGCCAGATAAACATCCTTAAAGCATTAGGCGCACCAGTACCTGAGTATGCTCACGTATCGATGATCTTAGGTGATGATGGCGCTAAGCTATCTAAGCGTCATGGTGCGGTAGGGGTGATGCAGTATCGTGATGATGGTTATTTGCCTGAAGCACTACTTAACTACCTGGTTCGCCTTGGTTGGTCTCATGGTGATCAAGAAGTGTTCTCTATTGATGAGATGAAGCAATTCTTCAGCCTTGATGACATCAACAAAGCGGCTTCTGCTTTTAATACCGATAAACTGATTTGGTTAAACCAGCACTATATTAAGGAACTTGATCCAGAATATGTAGCTTCTCACCTTGAGTGGCACATGGCTGATCAAAACATTGATACAAGCAATGGTCCAAAACTGTCTGAAGTGGTTTCTGCATTGTCTGAGCGTGCAAAGACTTTAAAAGAACTTGCAGCATCTAGTCGCTATTTCTTTGAAGATTTTGCAGAGTTTGATGAAACTGCAGCTAAAAAGCACCTAAGAGGCGTTGCACTTGAGCCACTAACTTTGTTCCAGAGCAAATTAGCTGGATTAAATGAGTGGACTTTAGAAGCTATTCATCAAGCAATTGAAGATACTGCAGCTGAATTAGAAGTCGGGATGGGGAAAGTGGGCATGCCATTGCGCGTGGCCGTAACGGGTGCTGGTATGTCTCCTGCTGTCGATTTAACCATATTCTTGGTTGGAAAGGTCCGTGCAGAGCAAAGAATCTCCAAAGCGATTGAATTTGTAGCAAATAGAATAAATTCGTAA
- the dctP gene encoding TRAP transporter substrate-binding protein DctP — protein sequence MNVLSKIFFTSMLLLNTNAIFASDNNKAPSNVQIDNVNVSVVGTWSMLSQYKQFERPFWDETITENSNGAVIADVKGFNEMGLKGSEVVRLMKSGVIDFGSTVLGYLAADNPKNEAIDLAGLSPNIETAKIVSDAYKTELSELYNKTYDIKLLGLWPYSAQVLFCNVPITGLLDLKGKKIRTSNRTLAEFVGALGGVGVTMSFGEVVQSLQKGVVDCAITGSMSGYNAKWHEVTTHLYTLPLGWANVMHAVSNKAWNKLPKATKDYIEQEINGLESDIWKGAALETEQGIACNTGHGKCQSGEPASLILVEYTEGESMLLDNILSDHVLPLWAERCGKPCTNKWNETIGKAIGKDIDTK from the coding sequence ATGAATGTATTATCTAAGATTTTTTTTACAAGTATGTTGTTACTCAATACCAACGCTATATTTGCTAGTGACAATAACAAGGCGCCGAGCAATGTTCAAATTGACAATGTTAATGTTTCGGTTGTTGGAACTTGGAGTATGTTGTCTCAGTATAAGCAATTTGAGCGCCCTTTTTGGGATGAAACGATTACAGAGAATAGTAATGGTGCCGTCATTGCTGATGTAAAAGGTTTTAATGAGATGGGATTAAAGGGAAGTGAAGTTGTCAGGTTGATGAAGAGTGGTGTTATAGATTTTGGTTCTACAGTGCTAGGTTATTTGGCTGCAGACAACCCCAAAAATGAAGCGATAGATTTAGCTGGATTAAGCCCCAATATAGAGACTGCAAAGATAGTTTCCGATGCATATAAGACTGAGCTTAGCGAGTTATACAATAAAACATACGATATTAAGCTACTGGGACTATGGCCGTATTCAGCTCAGGTTCTGTTTTGTAATGTACCAATAACAGGACTTTTGGATTTAAAAGGCAAAAAAATTCGTACATCAAATAGAACCCTTGCTGAGTTTGTTGGTGCATTGGGAGGGGTCGGTGTAACGATGTCGTTTGGTGAAGTGGTACAGAGTTTACAGAAGGGGGTAGTTGATTGTGCTATTACGGGCTCAATGTCTGGCTATAACGCAAAGTGGCATGAGGTAACAACCCATTTATATACCTTACCATTAGGTTGGGCCAATGTTATGCACGCTGTGAGTAATAAAGCTTGGAATAAGTTACCGAAAGCGACAAAGGATTATATTGAACAAGAGATTAATGGCCTAGAAAGTGACATATGGAAAGGCGCAGCACTGGAAACTGAACAAGGAATTGCCTGTAATACTGGTCATGGTAAATGCCAATCTGGTGAACCTGCAAGTCTAATATTAGTCGAGTATACCGAGGGTGAAAGTATGTTATTGGATAATATTTTAAGTGATCATGTTTTACCGTTATGGGCAGAACGTTGTGGTAAACCTTGTACAAATAAATGGAATGAAACGATTGGTAAAGCAATAGGGAAAGACATAGATACTAAATAA
- a CDS encoding DcaP family trimeric outer membrane transporter: protein MRNTNIIITFIAGSVLSISSAEAALLKTEINDWDINIGGYVKVDLIVDNNQDQGDLAFTGGLNTGDIKEERSVRIHARESRLNFTAKNDGIKAVIETDFYGNGGNQVVSNSHSLRLRLAYVESDHWMVGQNWSTFMDWIAYPKFVDFSSSPGVSFIRQSQIRYTNNNWSFSLENPELKTYMGHSNDILPDMVIKYRKQGDLFSYYAAGLIRAADITNNSGVEDTVVAAAAHLGLAVNLGAKDTISISTILGSPGRYNQEKWYSANAYIDSNGDAQAVSSSSVAVAFKHQLDDGSFNASIAQLKIDREDGLFVDTFEKSIEFHINRFWKMDNGIEYSVELQHNRKVEFNGDDANNTRLQLGVKYAF from the coding sequence ATGAGAAATACAAATATAATAATTACATTTATAGCTGGTTCAGTATTAAGTATATCATCTGCAGAGGCTGCATTACTTAAAACAGAAATTAATGACTGGGATATAAATATTGGAGGATATGTAAAAGTTGATTTAATTGTTGATAATAATCAAGATCAAGGAGACTTGGCTTTTACTGGTGGTTTGAACACGGGAGATATTAAAGAAGAAAGAAGTGTTCGCATTCATGCTAGAGAGAGCAGGCTTAACTTTACGGCAAAAAATGATGGAATAAAAGCTGTAATAGAAACAGACTTTTATGGTAATGGTGGAAACCAAGTCGTATCAAACTCTCATTCTCTACGCTTAAGGCTTGCCTATGTGGAAAGTGACCATTGGATGGTTGGGCAGAACTGGTCAACATTTATGGATTGGATTGCCTACCCAAAGTTTGTTGATTTCTCCAGTAGTCCAGGCGTGTCATTTATTAGGCAATCTCAAATTCGTTATACCAATAATAACTGGTCATTTTCGTTAGAGAACCCTGAACTAAAAACTTATATGGGTCATTCCAACGATATATTACCAGACATGGTTATCAAATATAGAAAGCAAGGAGATCTGTTTAGTTATTATGCTGCAGGGCTTATAAGAGCAGCTGACATAACAAATAACTCTGGTGTAGAAGATACTGTTGTTGCTGCGGCGGCCCACCTAGGACTTGCCGTTAATCTAGGCGCAAAAGATACAATTTCTATTAGCACAATTTTGGGGTCTCCAGGACGTTATAATCAAGAGAAGTGGTACTCAGCAAATGCTTACATTGATAGCAATGGAGATGCACAAGCCGTCTCAAGCTCGAGTGTTGCTGTAGCTTTTAAACATCAACTTGATGATGGTAGCTTCAATGCATCTATTGCACAATTAAAAATCGATCGTGAAGACGGTTTGTTTGTTGATACTTTTGAAAAATCGATCGAATTTCATATTAATCGTTTTTGGAAAATGGATAATGGCATTGAATACTCTGTTGAGTTGCAACACAATCGAAAAGTGGAATTTAATGGTGACGATGCCAACAATACACGCTTACAGTTAGGTGTTAAGTATGCTTTTTGA
- a CDS encoding LysR family transcriptional regulator has product MNFKRLETFMWVAVLGNFRLTAEKMNTTQPSISARIIALEEELGVKLFERDNSPVSLTSKGQEILPYVKKIMHMTEQLKEVADENSPLCGLLRLGVSETIVHTWLPTFLNKIHNLFPKLDVEITVDVTTNLREGLLSQSLDLAFLMGPVSDSKIENVDLCEFSLIWVANPKLGMAKMTTSIEQLSQWPVITYARNTRPYEDISNKFRELNIPPPRLFSCSSLSACLRMVTDGIGVSPLPKQMINTELANGKLEIVDTNWVPNNLHFTASYPKSPYNGLIKKAIELALAVGK; this is encoded by the coding sequence ATGAATTTTAAACGTCTTGAAACATTTATGTGGGTTGCTGTTCTAGGAAATTTCCGACTAACAGCCGAAAAAATGAATACAACTCAACCTTCCATATCGGCACGGATTATTGCATTAGAAGAAGAGTTAGGGGTAAAACTGTTTGAACGTGATAACAGCCCAGTATCTTTAACATCGAAAGGGCAAGAAATATTACCGTATGTAAAAAAAATAATGCATATGACGGAGCAATTAAAGGAGGTAGCTGATGAAAACTCACCATTATGTGGATTATTACGACTAGGCGTATCTGAAACTATTGTTCACACATGGTTACCTACATTTTTGAACAAAATTCATAATTTATTTCCTAAATTAGACGTAGAAATAACCGTTGATGTCACTACCAATTTACGAGAAGGACTGCTTTCACAATCATTGGATTTAGCTTTTTTAATGGGCCCGGTATCAGACAGTAAAATTGAAAATGTAGATTTGTGTGAGTTCTCACTGATATGGGTAGCGAACCCAAAATTAGGTATGGCAAAAATGACAACATCAATAGAGCAATTAAGCCAGTGGCCAGTCATTACTTATGCCAGAAATACACGTCCATATGAAGACATAAGCAATAAATTTCGTGAATTAAACATTCCACCACCTAGACTATTTTCATGCAGCTCATTATCTGCATGTTTGCGCATGGTAACTGATGGGATAGGCGTTAGCCCATTACCCAAACAAATGATTAATACTGAATTGGCCAACGGAAAGCTAGAAATAGTGGATACGAACTGGGTGCCTAATAACTTACATTTCACAGCATCTTATCCTAAATCCCCATACAATGGCTTGATAAAAAAAGCCATTGAATTAGCCCTTGCCGTGGGCAAATAA
- a CDS encoding TRAP transporter large permease, with product MTIATLFITLLICMMLGMPIAIALGFSSMLTILLFSDDSLASVALKLYEATSEHYTLLAIPFFILSSAFLSTGGVARRIIDFAMDSVGHIRGGLAMASVMACMLFAAVSGSSPATVAAIGSIVIVGMVRAGYPERFAAGVITTSGTLGILIPPSIVMLVYSAATEVSAARMFMAGLVPGLMMGLLLMLAIYIVARVKNLPSRPFPGFKALSISSAKAMGGLALILIVLGSIYGGVASPTEAAAVACVYAYFIAVFGYRDIGPLKNVPWQKQQESFVTAGVRNIGYMMLALLKTPTDKEIRHVVRDGAKVSIMLLFIIANAMLFAHVLTTERIPHIIAEAIVGLGLPAWGFLIIVNILLLAAGNFMEPSAILLIMAPILFPIATQLGIDPIHLGIIMVVNMEIGMLTPPVGLNLFVTAGITGKSMGWVIKSCIPWLGLLLIFLILITYVPQISLFFPEYIDKLNGY from the coding sequence ATGACCATCGCTACTCTGTTTATCACCTTATTAATCTGCATGATGTTAGGCATGCCGATCGCTATCGCCCTTGGTTTCTCTAGCATGTTAACCATCTTGCTATTTTCAGATGATTCGTTGGCATCAGTTGCGCTCAAGCTCTATGAAGCCACATCTGAGCATTACACACTACTCGCAATCCCCTTCTTCATTCTGTCATCGGCCTTTCTGTCCACTGGCGGCGTTGCTAGGCGAATTATCGACTTTGCTATGGATAGCGTTGGCCATATTCGTGGAGGCCTTGCTATGGCCTCTGTGATGGCTTGTATGCTATTTGCTGCAGTTTCAGGATCCTCTCCTGCAACCGTTGCCGCCATCGGCTCAATCGTTATCGTCGGCATGGTAAGAGCTGGATACCCAGAGAGGTTTGCTGCGGGAGTTATCACCACCTCAGGCACGCTAGGCATTCTCATCCCCCCTTCCATTGTCATGCTGGTCTACTCAGCAGCAACAGAGGTTTCCGCCGCACGCATGTTTATGGCGGGTTTAGTTCCAGGGTTAATGATGGGTCTGCTACTGATGCTAGCTATCTATATCGTTGCCAGAGTAAAAAACCTGCCATCACGACCCTTTCCAGGCTTTAAAGCATTAAGTATTTCCAGCGCCAAAGCTATGGGCGGGTTAGCACTTATTCTCATTGTACTCGGTTCTATCTATGGCGGAGTGGCGAGCCCAACAGAAGCCGCAGCCGTGGCGTGTGTGTACGCTTACTTTATTGCTGTTTTTGGCTACCGAGATATAGGACCGCTGAAAAATGTCCCATGGCAAAAACAGCAAGAGTCATTCGTTACTGCAGGTGTGAGAAATATCGGCTATATGATGCTTGCGCTATTGAAAACTCCAACAGATAAAGAGATCCGTCACGTTGTACGAGATGGGGCTAAAGTCAGTATCATGTTACTGTTTATCATTGCAAATGCGATGTTATTTGCCCATGTACTGACGACTGAACGTATACCTCATATCATCGCTGAAGCCATTGTAGGATTAGGTTTACCAGCATGGGGATTTCTGATCATAGTCAATATCCTACTGCTAGCAGCTGGCAACTTTATGGAGCCATCGGCTATCTTGCTCATTATGGCACCCATTCTATTTCCGATCGCAACTCAGCTAGGCATAGATCCAATACATCTGGGCATCATTATGGTGGTGAATATGGAGATAGGTATGTTAACGCCGCCAGTAGGATTGAACCTCTTCGTCACAGCTGGGATCACAGGGAAAAGCATGGGCTGGGTGATTAAATCCTGTATTCCATGGTTAGGGCTACTATTGATTTTCCTCATCTTGATCACGTATGTACCGCAGATATCGCTATTCTTTCCCGAATATATCGATAAATTAAACGGTTACTAA
- a CDS encoding putative hydro-lyase: protein MQKPVNNNFKESLLRTVESLRKSIRSGEMDDSTSGLVPGLVQANIVILPKIWAHDFLLFCQKNPIACPLIDVFDAGQFLLNSLGKDIDVRTDIPEYCVFVGGVKTEVKKDISDLWQDDFVVFALGCSFSFEYALQQAGLSIANLESNSNVSMYETNVPTKSVGVFQGNVVVSMRPFTPAQAIKAIQITSQFPLAHGAPIHIGKPEMIGINSLSNPSFGDSVEINEDHIPVFWGCGVTPQVVISNAKIPMFITHAPGKMLITDKLYSELR, encoded by the coding sequence ATGCAGAAACCAGTAAATAATAATTTTAAAGAGTCATTGCTACGGACTGTGGAGTCTCTTAGGAAGAGCATACGTTCTGGCGAGATGGATGATAGTACAAGCGGTTTAGTGCCAGGTTTAGTTCAAGCAAATATAGTCATTTTACCTAAAATATGGGCACATGATTTCTTACTTTTTTGCCAAAAAAATCCTATAGCATGTCCACTTATTGACGTTTTCGATGCTGGACAGTTTCTATTAAATAGCCTAGGGAAAGATATTGATGTTCGTACAGACATTCCTGAGTATTGTGTTTTTGTTGGTGGAGTTAAAACTGAAGTAAAAAAAGACATATCAGATTTGTGGCAAGATGATTTTGTTGTTTTTGCATTAGGATGTTCTTTTAGTTTCGAGTATGCGTTGCAGCAAGCAGGGTTATCTATCGCAAACTTAGAGTCTAATAGTAATGTTTCAATGTACGAAACTAATGTTCCAACCAAAAGTGTTGGAGTGTTCCAAGGTAATGTCGTTGTATCCATGAGACCGTTTACCCCTGCTCAGGCCATAAAAGCTATTCAGATAACAAGTCAATTTCCTCTGGCACATGGCGCTCCTATCCATATTGGAAAGCCTGAGATGATAGGCATTAATTCTTTAAGTAATCCATCTTTTGGTGACTCTGTTGAAATAAATGAAGATCATATTCCAGTATTTTGGGGATGTGGCGTTACGCCTCAAGTAGTTATTAGTAACGCAAAAATACCAATGTTCATAACGCATGCTCCAGGGAAAATGTTAATTACAGATAAGCTATATTCTGAATTGCGTTAA
- a CDS encoding TRAP transporter small permease: MINRLYTHFEEGLLNLLITSMTVLVFVEVIARFFFNTGFLWIQELTLTLSAWFVLFGMSYGVKVGAHIGVDAFVTKLPKQGRKIAALMATTICIGYCLMFLKGSWDYLSKMHEIGIPMEDIDFPHLLINQLDPDFAWEALRIDIEEPAVPLWLSQSILLFGFGLLLFRFIELFIAIARNKTLGFTLADEAKESMQLAQEISSNNHKDDKS, encoded by the coding sequence GTGATAAATCGATTATATACTCACTTCGAAGAGGGATTACTTAATCTCTTAATCACCTCGATGACAGTTCTGGTTTTTGTTGAAGTGATCGCTCGCTTTTTCTTTAATACCGGCTTTTTATGGATACAGGAGCTAACGCTGACATTATCAGCTTGGTTCGTGTTGTTTGGCATGTCTTACGGCGTAAAAGTCGGAGCACATATTGGTGTCGATGCATTTGTTACAAAATTACCGAAACAGGGCAGAAAAATAGCAGCATTAATGGCCACGACAATCTGTATCGGTTACTGCTTAATGTTTCTCAAAGGCAGCTGGGATTATCTCAGCAAGATGCATGAAATTGGCATCCCCATGGAGGATATCGACTTTCCCCATCTACTCATCAATCAATTAGATCCTGATTTTGCTTGGGAAGCATTACGCATTGATATTGAGGAGCCCGCAGTCCCACTTTGGCTATCTCAAAGCATATTACTTTTCGGCTTCGGCTTACTGCTATTTCGATTTATTGAACTATTCATCGCCATAGCTCGCAATAAAACTCTCGGCTTTACCTTAGCCGATGAAGCTAAAGAGAGCATGCAATTAGCTCAGGAGATCTCCTCAAACAATCATAAGGATGATAAATCATGA
- a CDS encoding TRAP transporter large permease, translating to MLAFTLIVLLVLLALSIPIASSLGILAFSLDSKYSSLPLYKAVGEIAWSSSTDFLLLAIPLFILLGEIMLRSGTAERMYDGLVKWISWLPGGLLHSNIGACALFAATSGSSVATAATVGTVALPQIKKQKYNESLFLGTLAAGGTLGILIPPSINMIIYGVLTDTSVPKLYMAGIIPGIVLAGLFTLLIIVLCSCKKSLGGESLHYSWSGKLSSLPSLLPPLFIFIIVVGAIYGGFATPTEAAALGVVGSLGIAFKQGKLSFSMLKLALEGTVKTSSMVLLIIICAYFLNFVLAGIGLTDEINRIIVELEWSPTQTILAIIIFYLVLGCFMETLSMMITTVPIMAPIVIGMGYDPIWFGILLMVLLETALISPPIGLNLYVVQGVRERGDISDVMLGVIPFFMAMLAMIVLIVFIPEMVMWLPELIYN from the coding sequence ATGTTAGCTTTTACTTTAATAGTTTTGTTAGTGTTGTTGGCCCTAAGTATACCTATTGCTTCATCACTTGGTATATTGGCATTCTCATTAGATTCAAAGTACTCATCATTACCTTTATATAAGGCTGTTGGTGAAATAGCTTGGTCATCAAGTACTGACTTTTTATTACTAGCAATTCCTTTGTTTATCCTTTTAGGAGAAATAATGCTTCGTTCTGGAACCGCAGAACGTATGTATGATGGTCTGGTAAAATGGATCTCTTGGTTACCTGGTGGCTTACTACATTCGAATATAGGTGCCTGTGCATTATTTGCTGCGACATCAGGCTCAAGTGTTGCTACTGCCGCAACTGTAGGAACAGTTGCTTTGCCACAAATAAAAAAACAAAAATATAATGAATCCCTGTTTTTAGGTACTTTAGCCGCAGGAGGTACATTAGGAATATTGATACCACCGTCTATCAATATGATTATTTATGGCGTATTAACTGATACATCAGTACCTAAGCTATATATGGCAGGCATTATACCTGGCATTGTGTTAGCTGGATTGTTTACTTTATTAATCATTGTTCTATGTAGTTGTAAAAAATCACTTGGAGGAGAGTCTTTACATTATTCATGGTCAGGAAAATTATCAAGTCTACCATCCTTGTTACCACCATTATTTATATTCATTATCGTGGTTGGTGCAATATATGGTGGCTTTGCTACACCGACAGAGGCTGCTGCACTAGGCGTTGTGGGTTCATTGGGGATAGCTTTTAAACAGGGGAAGCTAAGTTTCTCAATGCTAAAGTTAGCGCTTGAGGGAACTGTAAAAACGTCATCTATGGTTCTGCTCATTATTATTTGTGCTTACTTTCTTAATTTTGTATTGGCCGGAATAGGTTTAACTGATGAAATCAATAGAATTATAGTTGAATTAGAGTGGAGCCCTACCCAAACAATTTTAGCTATTATTATTTTCTACTTAGTGCTTGGTTGCTTTATGGAAACATTGTCAATGATGATAACAACCGTACCAATAATGGCACCGATAGTTATTGGTATGGGATATGATCCTATATGGTTTGGAATATTGTTGATGGTGTTGTTGGAAACTGCACTAATATCGCCGCCAATTGGGTTGAACTTATATGTGGTTCAAGGTGTTCGAGAGCGAGGTGATATATCCGATGTTATGTTAGGTGTGATTCCTTTTTTCATGGCGATGTTAGCTATGATTGTATTGATAGTATTTATTCCTGAAATGGTAATGTGGCTTCCTGAGCTTATTTATAATTAA